One region of Ananas comosus cultivar F153 linkage group 9, ASM154086v1, whole genome shotgun sequence genomic DNA includes:
- the LOC109715549 gene encoding putative pentatricopeptide repeat-containing protein At5g06400, mitochondrial: MRNVIKPFASHSLFSHHFNSLRTLSSNNKPNPPSLYQNITNIIFSPEDGFPSSDDGSEGVRQIALKSSRSSNAKRTHVEASDSKDVDRAFGENSYRESHTLNAKDSSQGVRRIGPKSSCSLNAKPTMSETSSEDVSPIVHRITEIVRSETAGIGMERRLDELGLSCGPDVVEMVLKRCFKVGHLALRFFNWVKLKPDYCHTTETYNAMIYIAGEAQEFDLVERLIAEMDDELCPKDIKTWTILISHYGKAGRIGKALLAFEAMRKSGCEPDCGAYKAILRALCYARKPELATEFYQEMTSKNMVVDVGLYQVLMSCFARSDNKQAVLSLRNDMIKCGQVSENEAYTRALKCFCSFGKLKDAQEVFEEMKRKSLVGSDAYEILLKGLCREGKVDEAIEMIEYMKNESAVSSRTYGFLIHGFLSKGDIGKAIDVLHRVREIGCLPTISSYTEIIQHLFSSDQYETACELYEEMLESSIRPDIVVATAMVAGHVRHGQVSKAWCVFEATKEKGLRPTWKSYTVFIKELCKASEPLEAFKLLKAMSDLDINATDGIFGLVINSLTRNGYFEKAEEAEKIRRSFKVDNLESKAISQPVDHLSHEEHVISSCPVAPVKEDFSDDDVREVCRILSSSEEWSSTQEQLARRMISFTPNMVDAILRRCQRHSRAALQFFSWIGKQTNYAHTTETYNMAIKLAGSAKDFKHMRYLYQEMKRKGLSAAANTWTIMIAQYGQAGLTELALKTFKEMKSEGYRPDGSTFKYLIVFLCGKKGRKIEEAMKIFQEMNQAGYMPDKETIGIYLSSLCESGKLVDARRTIISLCKRGFETQLAYSMLIKSLCRAGRLEEALLSTSELAELGCRMDQYVYGSIIHAMLRGGRIDEALDKVEEMKMAGVPVTTQIQTSLVVHFCKEKEIEKAVETFKTMRETGCEPTVVTYSALIRGFMNAGMVSDAWDIFRRMKLKGPLPDFETYSMFMTCLCKGGKSENALLLIREMLDSGIIPSAVNFRTVFHGLNREGKTELAQSVLQTKWLLKRERMFLN, translated from the coding sequence ATGAGAAATGTGATCAAACCCTTCGCCTCTCATTCCCTTTTCTCTCACCATTTCAACTCGTTGAGAACTCTCTCATCCAACAACAAACCCAATCCCCCCTCCCTTTACCAAAACATTACCAACATCATCTTCTCGCCGGAGGATGGTTTTCCTAGTTCCGACGATGGTAGCGAAGGTGTTCGACAAATTGCACTAAAGAGCTCTCGCTCTTCAAATGCAAAACGAACTCATGTGGAAGCTTCCGATTCGAAAGATGTTGACCGTGCTTTTGGTGAGAATTCTTATAGGGAATCACACACTCTGAATGCTAAAGATAGTAGCCAAGGTGTTCGACGAATTGGCCCAAAGAGTTCATGCTCTCTAAATGCAAAACCAACCATGTCGGAGACATCTTCCGAAGATGTTAGTCCAATTGTGCACAGGATTACGGAAATTGTGCGGTCAGAGACGGCCGGAATCGGCATGGAACGGCGCTTGGATGAGTTGGGCTTGTCGTGCGGTCCTGATGTCGTTGAAATGGTTCTGAAAAGGTGCTTCAAAGTGGGCCACTTGGCTCTCAGATTCTTTAACTGGGTCAAGCTGAAACCAGATTACTGCCACACGACAGAAACATACAATGCAATGATATACATAGCCGGCGAGGCCCAAGAATTCGATTTGGTGGAGAGGTTGATCGCCGAAATGGACGATGAATTGTGCCCAAAGGACATCAAAACATGGACAATTCTCATATCGCATTATGGAAAAGCGGGGCGGATAGGAAAGGCGCTTCTCGCTTTCGAGGCCATGAGGAAATCGGGCTGTGAACCCGATTGCGGGGCTTATAAGGCGATTCTCCGTGCCTTGTGTTATGCGAGGAAACCCGAGCTGGCAACGGAGTTTTACCAAGAAATGACTTCCAAAAACATGGTAGTTGATGTAGGCTTATATCAAGTGCTTATGAGTTGTTTCGCAAGATCGGATAACAAACAAGCTGTTCTTTCGCTTCGGAATGATATGATTAAGTGTGGACAGGTTTCGGAGAATGAAGCTTATACTCGAGCATTGAAGTGCTTTTGCAGCTTTGGGAAGCTAAAAGATGCCCAAGAGGTATTCGAGGAAATGAAGAGAAAATCGCTGGTCGGTTCGGACGCTTATGAGATATTGTTGAAGGGCTTGTGTAGAGAAGGGAAAGTTGATGAAGCTATAGAGATGATAGAGTACATGAAAAATGAATCCGCTGTTAGCAGTAGAACTTATGGGTTTCTCATTCATGGGTTCTTGAGTAAAGGTGATATTGGAAAGGCGATAGATGTGTTGCATCGCGTAAGAGAAATTGGGTGCCTTCCTACAATATCCTCTTATACTGAAATTATTCAGCACTTATTTAGCTCTGATCAATATGAAACGGCGTGCGAGCTGTACGAAGAGATGCTTGAGAGCAGTATACGACCGGATATAGTTGTCGCCACGGCTATGGTCGCCGGACACGTTCGTCACGGCCAAGTTTCCAAAGCATGGTGTGTTTTTGAGGCCACGAAGGAGAAAGGCTTACGGCCCACGTGGAAATCTTACACAGTGTTCATCAAGGAACTGTGTAAGGCTTCCGAACCCCTCGAAGCCTTCAAGCTCCTAAAAGCAATGTCGGATTTGGACATAAATGCAACTGATGGGATCTTCGGTTTGGTCATAAATTCTCTCACTAGAAACGGCTATTTTGAGAAAGCCGAGGAAGCCGAGAAGATAAGGAGATCATTTAAAGTCGATAATTTAGAAAGCAAAGCCATTTCTCAACCAGTTGATCATCTTTCTCATGAAGAGCACGTGATTTCAAGTTGTCCAGTTGCTCCAGTAAAGGAGGACTTTTCGGACGATGATGTACGAGAAGTATGCAGGATTCTATCTTCTTCCGAAGAGTGGAGTTCAACACAAGAACAATTGGCGAGGAGAATGATTAGTTTCACGCCGAACATGGTAGATGCTATTCTTCGACGATGTCAGAGGCACAGCCGAGCTGCATTGCAATTTTTTTCATGGATAGGGAAACAAACAAACTATGCACACACCACAGAAACCTATAACATGGCGATCAAGTTAGCCGGTTCTGCAAAAGATTTCAAGCACATGAGATATCTTTAccaagaaatgaaaagaaagggCCTCTCTGCGGCCGCAAACACATGGACCATCATGATAGCTCAGTATGGCCAAGCCGGTTTGACAGAGCTCGCGTTGAAAACTTTCAAGGAAATGAAGAGCGAGGGCTATAGACCGGATGGTTCTACATTTAAGTATCTTATAGTGTTTCTGTGCGGCAAAAAGGGTAGAAAGATAGAAGAAGCAATGAAGATATTTCAAGAAATGAACCAAGCTGGATACATGCCGGATAAGGAAACAATCGGAATCTATCTTTCTTCGCTATGTGAATCGGGAAAACTTGTCGACGCTAGACGAACTATCATATCCCTGTGTAAGAGAGGGTTTGAAACGCAACTCGCTTATTCGATGCTCATTAAATCGTTATGCAGGGCCGGGAGATTAGAAGAAGCTCTTTTGTCAACAAGTGAGCTTGCGGAACTCGGATGTAGAATGGATCAATACGTATATGGGAGTATTATTCACGCAATGCTACGGGGCGGTCGAATCGACGAAGCTCTCGATAAGGTGGAGGAAATGAAAATGGCAGGTGTTCCGGTAACTACGCAGATACAAACTTCGCTGGTCGTTCATTTCTGTAAGGAGAAAGAGATCGAAAAGGCGGTCGAAACATTTAAGACAATGAGAGAAACCGGTTGCGAGCCAACGGTTGTCACTTATTCAGCTCTGATTCGCGGTTTTATGAATGCGGGGATGGTTTCGGATGCTTGGGACATTTTTCGGCGGATGAAACTGAAAGGACCGTTACCGGACTTTGAGACCTACTCGATGTTCATGACTTGTCTGTGCAAAGGCGGCAAATCGGAAAATGCACTGCTTCTCATTCGCGAGATGTTGGATTCTGGAATCATACCAAGTGCAGTAAACTTTAGGACTGTGTTCCATGGTTTGAATAGAGAAGGTAAAACTGAATTGGCTCAATCTGTACTCCAAACTAAATGGCTTTTAAAGAGAGAAAGGATGTTCTTGAATTAA
- the LOC109715550 gene encoding mitochondrial arginine transporter BAC1, with amino-acid sequence MVEHERRILRGAAATAMGAGDAAKEYAAGFAAGVATVVTGHPFDTVKVKLQAHNTKTSVKVYKNAWHCTSRILIEEGIRGLYKGASSTFVGIAFESSLFFGTYTQVKQLLQGEAQSSKPKLEVIIPSAGFSGALISSILCPTELIKCRMQVQGKDANYSKYTGPLDCARKTLKNEGVRGLFRGGLATLLRESIGNAVFFSTYEFTRYWMHMHLDSLPFFSSEQSVVLRDVGIGIITGGISGVAFWSAVLPYDVAKTVIQTSSDTHPSRNPFRTISLIHSRAGLSGCYAGLGPTLARAFPANAAAIVTWEFSAKLLGIRRA; translated from the exons ATGGTCGAGCATGAGAGGCGCATTTTGAGGGGAGCAGCTGCGACAGCGATGGGCGCCGGCGACGCCGCCAAGGAGTACGCGGCGGGCTTCGCCGCCGGCGTCGCCACCGTCGTCACCGGCCACCCCTTCGACACCGTCAAG GTGAAACTACAAGCGCACAATACTAAAACAAGTGTGAAGGTGTACAAGAATGCTTGGCATTGCACTAGCCGAATCCTGATTGAGGAAGGC ATAAGAGGATTGTATAAAGGTGCATCATCTACATTTGTTGGAATAGCATTTGAGAGCTCCCTGTTCTTTGGCACGTACACTCAAGTGAAGCAATTATTGCAG GGAGAAGCTCAGAGCAGTAAGCCAAAGCTTGAGGTAATTATTCCTTCTGCAGGATTTAGTGGGGCTTTGATCAGCTCCATTTTGTGTCCAACTGAGCTAATTAAG TGTAGAATGCAAGTTCAAGGGAAGGATGCAAACTATTCTAAATACACCGGCCCTCTAGATTGTGCTCGCAAGACACTAAAGAATGAAGGG GTTAGAGGCTTATTTCGTGGCGGTTTGGCGACTTTACTAAGAGAATCAATCGGAAATGCAGTCTTCTTTAGCACTTATGAGTTTACTCGTTATTGGATGCATATGCATTTGGATTCGTTGCCATTTTTTAGTAGCGAACAGTCGGTGGTGCTAAGAGATGTGGGGATTGGCATCATAACCGGGGGAATTTCTGGGGTTGCC TTTTGGTCAGCTGTTCTCCCGTATGATGTTGCAAAAACAGTAATTCAGACTTCTTCTGATACACATCCTAGCCGTAATCCCTTTCGGACTATAAGCTTG aTACACAGCAGAGCCGGATTGAGTGGATGCTATGCTGGTCTTGGGCCTACGTTGGCTCGAGCATTTCCTGCCAACGCTGCCGCCATCGTAACATGGGAATTTAGTGCCAAGTTACTGGGCATCAGGCGTGCCTAA